The Xanthomonas indica sequence ACAGAATCAGCCGCGCTCCCCCTGCGGCAGCTGCACGGTCACGCACAATCCGCCTTCGTCGCGGTTGTGCAGCGACAGGCGGCCGCCGTGGGCCTCGACGATCTCGCGGGTCAGGGCAAGGCCCAGGCCGGTTCCGTTGCGCTTGGTCGAATAGAACGGCATCAGGGCGTTGTGCAGCACCGCCTCGTTCATGCCGCTGCCGCGGTCCAGCACTTCCAGGCGCAGCCAGTCCGGGCGGGTGGACACGCGCACCCGCACGCCATCGGCCGGTGTCTGCCCCTCGGGCAGGGATTCGTGCGCGTTCTTGACCAGGTTGAGCAGGGCCTGCTGCAGTTGTGCCGGATCGACCCGGCTGTGCAGGTCCGGCGCCTCCAGTTCCAGCGCGAACGGGATGTGCTGCTGCAGCCCGGCCAGGAACTGCGCCCAGTGCACGGTCTGCAGCTGCGGCTGCGGCAGCTTGGCGAAGCGCGCGTAGCCGCGGATGAAGCCTTCCAGGTGCCGCGCGCGTTCCTCGATGGTGCCGAACACCTCTTCCAGCCTTTCCACCTTCTGCCGCCGCACCAGCTCGGCACCGGAGTGCGCCAGCGAGGCGATCGGCGCCAGCGAGTTGTTGAGCTCGTGGCTGATGACCCGGATCACCTTCTTCCAGGTGTGCACTTCCTGGCGACGCAACTCGGCGGTGAGCAGGCGGATCAACAGCAGCTCGTGCGGGCGGCCGTTGAGATGGAAGCGGCGCTGCGACAGGTGGTAGATCTGCTCCTCGTCCGGATCCTCGTCGCCGCCTTCGATGGCGAACAGGCTGTCGCCGCCGCGCGAGATCGCTTCGCGCAGCGGCGCCGGCACGCCCAGCAGCAGGTCGTCCAGGCGCTGGCCTTCCAGCTTCCAGCCGCTATGCAGCAGCTTGCGCGCGGCCAGGTTGGAGAACACCACGCGGCGCAGGCCGTCGCCGCCCTTGGAGGTGAGCAGCATCGCCACCGGGGTGTTCTGCACCATGGTGTCGAGCATCAGTTCGCGCTGCGCCAGGCCCTGGCGCTGCTCGCGCAGGATCTCGCCGAGCTGGGCGTGTGCGGCGACCATCTCGCCCAGTTCGTCGTCGCCGCGCCAGTGCACGCCGAAGTTGTATTCGCCGTCGCGGTAGCTGCTGACGGTGCCGGCTAGGGCGCGGAACAGCGAGCGCATCGGTGCGGTGGCGCGGCGCAGGGTCCACCACATCAACAGCAGCAGGGCCAGCGCCGAGGCCGTCACCACTTCCCAGCCGCGGTCCATCCAGTAGGCCAGCAACCACGGCAAGGCGGCGGCTAGCGCCAGCACCGGCAGCAGGCGCAGGAACAGCATGACGGTGAAGGAGCGGCGCAGTTTCATTCGCGCGGGATGCCGTAGCGGTC is a genomic window containing:
- a CDS encoding HAMP domain-containing sensor histidine kinase; translated protein: MKLRRSFTVMLFLRLLPVLALAAALPWLLAYWMDRGWEVVTASALALLLLMWWTLRRATAPMRSLFRALAGTVSSYRDGEYNFGVHWRGDDELGEMVAAHAQLGEILREQRQGLAQRELMLDTMVQNTPVAMLLTSKGGDGLRRVVFSNLAARKLLHSGWKLEGQRLDDLLLGVPAPLREAISRGGDSLFAIEGGDEDPDEEQIYHLSQRRFHLNGRPHELLLIRLLTAELRRQEVHTWKKVIRVISHELNNSLAPIASLAHSGAELVRRQKVERLEEVFGTIEERARHLEGFIRGYARFAKLPQPQLQTVHWAQFLAGLQQHIPFALELEAPDLHSRVDPAQLQQALLNLVKNAHESLPEGQTPADGVRVRVSTRPDWLRLEVLDRGSGMNEAVLHNALMPFYSTKRNGTGLGLALTREIVEAHGGRLSLHNRDEGGLCVTVQLPQGERG